A window of Ranitomeya variabilis isolate aRanVar5 chromosome 2, aRanVar5.hap1, whole genome shotgun sequence contains these coding sequences:
- the LOC143810000 gene encoding uncharacterized protein LOC143810000, which yields MIFLLVMARFMVAGAFCHVKCDCSKKDLLYCKDKSITDIAKLAIPHNFTFVHISDTQAMEVTDDSFRQMPITLRLSLESNRLSTITPGAFQDFPLLKSLKLSNNALHSLPSGVFHTLIDLEQLFLDRNLLLYLDPDIFENLTNLTELALNRNRLTELSTDLLTHQVNLKILNLSRNKLSSLPKDIFSSLYKLTSLTLYENLLTEITPSMFQNLTELVKLSLYSNLITVIDKNAFNQVPKLRELALHKNCLPTLADGLFLSVNKLESLSLYENPLIQLPNILFGKMDSLSSLWLYNTTLSTIPNFIFSNLTNLEILILTRNRNLSSLPSDAFSGLRRLKGLSLHTNNITSLPEDLFQDLQSLQKLSMYSNNFGDLPENLFRPLLNLQTVHLNNSKIMTLPGKIFELAPTLEKAYLDGNPWMCDCRLQEFKVWLAQNVEKVYNTSSLVCHSPSILAGIPIFKAEELICPYTTMNKVDYYISSTAASQWHGFPTVLHPDQEVNSTVIDHAVSKIGVSMSDASLDQHLYNSTSPLLLSNLNTTTVRIFFDNDSHNIQARKVFRYDLPYGKIIYFVILFNLLMQIFYVLVTCFSLLKIRKLYEYFHIFNQPVILVRMLIPLSSFSPGQNI from the coding sequence ATGATTTTCCTGCTTGTGATGGCAAGGTTTATGGTAGCTGGAGCCTTCTGTCATGTTAAATGTGACTGTTCAAAGAAAGATCTTCTGTATTGTAAGGATAAATCCATTACTGACATTGCTAAGTTAGCCATTCCTCACAACTTTACATTTGTACATATAAGTGACACTCAAGCTATGGAAGTGACTGATGACAGTTTCCGACAAATGCCGATTACTTTACGACTCTCCTTGGAAAGTAACCGTCTCTCCACAATAACACCAGGAGCTTTTCAAGACTTTCCACTACTGAAGTCACTCAAGCTTTCAAACAATGCTTTACACTCTCTACCTTCTGGAGTATTCCATACATTAATTGATCTAGAACAGTTGTTCTTGGATAGAAATTTATTGTTGTACCTCGATCCAGATATATTTGAGAACTTAACAAATCTAACAGAACTGGCCTTAAACAGAAATCGCCTTACAGAGTTGTCTACTGACTTATTAACTCATCAAGTAAATCTAAAAATTCTAAATTTATCTAGAAATAAGTTGTCTAGTTTACCTAAAGATATTTTTAGCTCTCTATATAAATTAACAAGCCTAACACTGTATGAAAACCTTTTGACAGAGATAACACCCTCAATGTTCCAGAATCTCACCGAATTGGTCAAGCTTAGTCTGTATTCCAATCTAATCACAGTAATTGATAAAAATGCTTTTAATCAGGTCCCCAAACTAAGAGAATTGGCCTTGCATAAAAATTGTCTTCCAACACTGGCTGATGGATTATTTCTTTCTGTTAATAAATTGGAATCATTGTCACTTTATGAAAATCCATTAATTCAACTTCCTAATATACTGTTTGGTAAAATGGACTCTCTGAGCTCTCTGTGGCTCTATAACACAACACTTTCAACAATCCCAAATTTTATCTTCAGTAATTTAACGAATTTGGAGATCCTTATCCTCACCAGAAACAGAAATCTTTCTAGCCTTCCATCAGATGCTTTCAGTGGATTACGCAGACTTAAGGGTCTATCTTTGCATACAAATAACATTACTTCTCTTCCTGAAGATCTCTTCCAGGATCTACAAAGTCTACAGAAGCTttccatgtacagtaataatttTGGTGATCTCCCAGAGAATCTTTTTAGACCACTTTTAAATCTTCAAACTGTTCATTTAAATAATAGTAAAATAATGACCCTGCCAGGAAAAATTTTCGAGTTGGCACCGACTCTTGAAAAAGCTTATCTTGATGGTAATCCCTGGATGTGTGATTGCAGACTCCAAGAGTTCAAGGTGTGGCTAGCACAGAATGTGGAGAAGGTATACAACACTTCCTCCCTTGTTTGTCACAGTCCTTCAATTCTGGCAGGAATACCCATATTCAAAGCTGAGGAACTGATATGTCCCTATACTACTATGAATAAGGTGGACTACTATATCTCGTCAACTGCTGCTAGTCAATGGCATGGTTTTCCTACTGTGTTACACCCTGACCAGGAGGTGAACTCTACTGTAATAGATCATGCTGTAAGCAAAATAGGTGTTTCTATGTCTGATGCTTCCTTAGACCAGCATCTATATAACAGTACAAGTCCACTGTTACTAAGCAATCTGAATACAACCACTGTAAGAATTTTCTTTGATAATGATTCACATAATATACAGGCTAGAAAGGTTTTTAGATATGATCTCCCATATGGCAAAATCATTTACTTTGTTATTTTGTTCAACTTGTTAATGCAAATATTCTATGTACTTGTAACATGCTTCAGCTTGCTGAAAATTAGGAAACTCTATGAATACTTTCATATTTTTAATCAACCTGTAATATTAGTACGCATGTTAATTCCATTGAGTTCTTTCTCTCCAGGCCAAAATATTTAA